One part of the Parachlamydiales bacterium genome encodes these proteins:
- a CDS encoding protein-tyrosine phosphatase family protein: MGAISQTQMINLLEDGQINVGGAPMSFAQALQNPTIKGNKALYETAKAAFKDAKAQLKKGDNDQAMEVLVRAYTILTSKKLDAGPAKAKGFWQNILGTSELKEHAKMVKESKELFASHFDSYLRATHQRVEDKKVVKQGHGAIAEAYDDTHTKLSMLQDLAGNTARIDTYIKEFNPEAQKLWQELKQQLAEKKLSSKPGQHAGTKTSNALDTWNKLRPKLALPKGRDDNIATTFKDDDHYGGLTVDQKISGFLNGNINVRALLGKADNPTIAKTLAQMDNLKEACKTKPALKDAIVKLEVALLRQNVASIETLVKKISKESNHPELANFILGDVNAQGLKAFSDKLGSMRPNARAYERSREFLAEKKDVRADKTHSQELFEAGAKAHIKTPSALGIDAHTVTIGNNNNVVSSAPKNADQVKAYFTNLENNNTQVIVTLHEDYEKGMGNFHLIPENVGDKIKHGNVEITLIGKGTVPIENTLHGTHTLTTSTIEVKKDGVTRQYDIVKIDHWDKENTALDLVALRKLSDTVQDLNQNGRLAVTSNEGTGRAATFLLYHELAHGDSNLSPTEAFLQFSRVRPATSEKQFATVVGALHEERLERFQGAGNTLPAEGLERVKTEKHPEKKIAEKLINSPEGKFLQFYLKNDKVLAEDMMDNKVKNPAADQALSYHFEQQINDRLFDGLSPAEKQILKKKISHLGPKELDRLVIILNAGDNVIKHYRKNIDLLKDDEFFNAKYISHKDFPLNKLVETQIRATRKDSKQPNPPLDFESLIRLKSVMHSPTSDFGVNFNRNINKMEDHFKNLRTYLINKQKDTINDNPALLMILPKQTREMLGVELINKLTPNAMAQLDPLFFQELTEEQRLAISPEQANVLTLSQWTQFLNTEPKIINKIHIDTFTLMPRELFASKNVLNEISPRKMLALIKEANTRGDMLSDYTVDEDTLREKKSEVRRFMQHINPAGNKYNEKDWDLVRQELSKNTLEVAEFQHYYDANIALLSTKRSKDNSIRNEGFPILVDVLKRYTHAVDKIVQKTDRSGKNGHAVFTTGSTFASEEGENGHIAMIKKHIATIDPKSVPADRETLRALDNVEKDLNEIAKQYGRLPDIREGYEILDNLRSKIRNKPSTR, from the coding sequence ATGGGCGCTATCAGTCAAACTCAAATGATAAATTTGCTAGAAGATGGCCAAATCAATGTGGGGGGAGCACCCATGAGTTTTGCGCAAGCCCTCCAAAATCCTACTATAAAAGGCAACAAAGCACTTTATGAAACTGCAAAAGCAGCCTTCAAAGATGCCAAAGCTCAGTTGAAAAAAGGTGACAACGATCAGGCGATGGAAGTTCTCGTCAGGGCCTACACCATCCTCACCTCAAAAAAACTGGATGCCGGCCCAGCAAAAGCAAAAGGCTTTTGGCAAAACATTCTAGGCACATCGGAACTCAAAGAGCATGCAAAAATGGTCAAGGAAAGTAAGGAACTGTTCGCCTCCCATTTTGACAGCTATTTGCGTGCTACCCATCAGCGTGTGGAAGATAAAAAAGTTGTTAAACAAGGCCACGGTGCAATAGCTGAGGCATACGACGATACTCACACAAAACTGTCCATGCTGCAAGATCTGGCAGGCAATACTGCCCGGATCGATACATACATCAAAGAATTTAATCCAGAAGCTCAAAAACTATGGCAAGAACTAAAACAACAGCTTGCTGAGAAGAAATTAAGCTCCAAACCTGGACAACACGCCGGTACCAAAACAAGCAATGCTTTGGATACCTGGAATAAGCTGCGTCCAAAACTAGCCCTCCCCAAAGGAAGAGACGATAATATTGCCACAACGTTTAAGGATGATGATCATTACGGAGGACTTACTGTAGACCAGAAAATCTCCGGATTCCTTAACGGAAACATCAATGTACGCGCTCTACTCGGAAAAGCGGATAATCCTACAATAGCTAAAACCCTAGCTCAGATGGATAACCTTAAAGAGGCTTGCAAAACCAAGCCCGCTCTAAAAGATGCCATTGTTAAACTTGAAGTTGCTCTTCTTCGACAAAATGTGGCGTCTATTGAAACCCTAGTAAAGAAAATCTCTAAAGAGTCCAACCATCCCGAGCTTGCTAACTTCATTTTAGGAGATGTAAATGCACAAGGTTTAAAAGCATTTTCGGACAAATTAGGTAGTATGAGGCCTAACGCTAGGGCATATGAAAGATCGAGAGAATTTTTAGCTGAAAAGAAAGATGTAAGAGCTGATAAAACCCACTCTCAAGAGTTGTTTGAAGCAGGGGCAAAAGCGCACATTAAAACGCCCTCTGCCCTCGGCATTGATGCACATACGGTAACCATAGGCAATAACAACAATGTGGTTTCCAGTGCACCTAAAAATGCAGATCAAGTGAAAGCATACTTCACCAACCTAGAAAACAATAACACACAGGTTATCGTGACTCTGCATGAAGACTATGAAAAGGGCATGGGTAATTTCCATCTCATTCCAGAAAATGTTGGAGACAAAATCAAGCATGGAAATGTGGAAATTACTTTGATAGGTAAAGGTACAGTACCTATCGAAAACACTTTACATGGGACTCACACCCTTACGACTTCTACTATTGAAGTAAAAAAAGATGGTGTGACAAGACAATATGACATTGTCAAAATCGACCATTGGGACAAAGAAAACACAGCTTTAGATCTCGTAGCATTAAGAAAACTTAGCGACACCGTACAGGATTTAAACCAGAATGGCAGACTTGCAGTCACAAGTAATGAAGGTACAGGACGAGCTGCAACCTTCCTATTATATCATGAATTAGCTCATGGAGATTCCAATTTGTCCCCTACGGAAGCATTTCTGCAATTCAGCCGTGTGCGCCCTGCTACAAGCGAAAAACAATTTGCTACGGTTGTGGGAGCTCTGCATGAAGAGAGGCTTGAAAGATTTCAGGGAGCAGGCAACACTTTACCTGCGGAAGGCTTAGAACGTGTAAAAACAGAGAAACATCCAGAGAAAAAGATCGCAGAAAAACTGATCAATTCTCCTGAAGGAAAATTCCTACAGTTCTATCTTAAGAATGATAAGGTGTTAGCAGAAGACATGATGGATAACAAAGTAAAAAACCCTGCTGCTGATCAAGCCCTCTCATATCATTTTGAACAACAGATAAATGATAGATTGTTTGATGGATTATCACCTGCCGAAAAACAAATCTTAAAGAAAAAAATCTCTCATTTAGGACCAAAAGAATTGGATCGATTAGTTATTATCCTGAATGCCGGAGATAACGTCATTAAACATTATAGAAAAAATATTGACTTACTTAAAGATGATGAATTTTTTAATGCTAAATATATTTCTCATAAAGATTTTCCTTTAAATAAGTTGGTTGAAACTCAAATCCGGGCAACAAGAAAAGACTCAAAACAACCTAATCCTCCTCTTGACTTTGAGTCTTTAATACGCCTAAAGAGTGTAATGCATAGCCCTACCTCTGACTTTGGCGTGAATTTCAATAGAAACATAAATAAAATGGAAGATCACTTTAAAAATCTACGTACCTACCTTATTAATAAACAGAAAGACACGATCAACGATAACCCTGCATTGCTAATGATTCTCCCCAAACAAACTAGGGAGATGCTGGGAGTAGAGTTAATCAATAAATTAACACCGAACGCAATGGCTCAATTGGACCCACTTTTCTTTCAAGAATTGACAGAAGAACAACGCTTAGCAATAAGTCCAGAACAAGCTAACGTGCTAACTCTATCACAATGGACTCAGTTCTTAAATACAGAACCAAAAATAATAAATAAAATCCACATCGATACATTTACACTTATGCCTAGAGAACTTTTCGCAAGTAAAAATGTATTAAATGAAATAAGTCCCCGCAAAATGTTAGCTTTGATTAAGGAAGCAAACACAAGAGGGGATATGCTTTCAGACTATACTGTAGATGAAGATACACTTCGTGAAAAGAAATCAGAAGTCAGACGCTTTATGCAGCACATCAACCCTGCAGGAAATAAATATAACGAAAAGGATTGGGATTTAGTTCGACAAGAACTAAGTAAAAACACTCTAGAAGTTGCGGAATTCCAGCATTATTACGATGCAAATATCGCTCTTCTTAGTACTAAGCGCTCCAAAGATAACTCTATAAGAAATGAAGGTTTCCCTATCTTAGTAGATGTTTTAAAACGCTATACACATGCAGTGGATAAAATTGTTCAAAAAACGGATAGATCCGGTAAAAACGGGCATGCGGTATTCACTACAGGTAGTACATTTGCTTCTGAAGAAGGTGAAAATGGTCATATTGCTATGATTAAAAAGCATATCGCAACCATAGACCCTAAGTCAGTTCCAGCAGACAGGGAGACTTTAAGAGCTTTAGACAATGTTGAAAAAGACTTAAATGAAATAGCCAAACAATACGGGCGCCTCCCAGATATAAGGGAAGGTTATGAAATCTTAGATAATCTAAGATCCAAAATCCGTAATAAACCGAGTACCCGATAG